One Astyanax mexicanus isolate ESR-SI-001 chromosome 3, AstMex3_surface, whole genome shotgun sequence genomic region harbors:
- the LOC103045758 gene encoding zinc finger protein 501 isoform X1, whose translation MESINSSVQEVSSTQHINEQSISETIMSHPCTVCGMSFENISILEMHQCIHTGEKPYCCSDCGMSFNQNSSLQKHQRIHVGEKPFQCSDCGKSFIEKRALKNHRRIHTGEKPFECSECGKSFIESGALKNHQRVHTGEKPFHCSECGKSFNQHSSLQTHKRIHTGEKPYFCSECGKSFSQQIHLQRHQRIHTGEKPYFCSDCGKIFRDSGTLSKHQRIHTGDKPFCCSECGMSFNQNGSLQKHLRVHTGERPYVCPECGQGFTESGALKNHLRIHTGEKPFTCLQCGKSFNQRGSLRAHKRIHTGEKPFQCSNCGKNFREIGFLRKHQRIHIGETPCD comes from the coding sequence ATGGAGTCCATAAATTCCAGCGTTCAGGAAGTTTCCTCTACTCAGCACATAAATGAACAAAGCATTTCTGAGACAATAATGTCCCACCCATGTACAGTTTGTGGAATGAGTTTTGAAAATATTAGTATCCTTGAAATgcaccagtgcattcacaccggagagaaaccatattgctgttcagactgtggaatgaGTTTTAATCAGAATAGCagtctccaaaaacaccagcgcatacATGTAGGAGAGAAACCatttcagtgctcagactgtggaaagagttttattgAAAAGCGTGCCCTTAAGAATcaccggcgcattcacacaggagagaaaccattcgagtgctcagaatgtggaaagagttttattgAGAGTGGGGCTCTCAAGAatcaccagcgtgttcacactggagagaaaccgtttcactgttcagagtgtgggaaaagttttaatcaGCATAGTTCTCTCCAAACAcacaagcgcattcacactggggagaaaccgtatttctgttcagagtgtggaaagagttttagtcaACAGATTCATCTgcaaagacaccagcgcattcacactggagagaaaccatatttctgctcagactgtgggaagatttttagGGACAGTGGTACCCTCAGCAagcaccaacgcattcacacaggagataaaccATTTtgctgctcagaatgtgggatgaGTTTTAATCAAAACGGCAGTCTCCAAAAACACCTGCGTGTTCACACAGGAGAAAGACCGTATGTCTGCCCAGAGTGTGGACAGGGATTCACTGAGAGTGGTGCCCTCAAGAATcacctgcgcattcacactggagagaaaccatttaCCTGTTTAcagtgtgggaaaagttttaatcaaCGTGGATCTCTCCGAGCAcacaagcgcattcacactggagagaaaccgtttcagtgctcaaactgtgggaagaattttagaGAGATTGGTTTTCTCCGGAAACACCAGCGGATTCACATAGGAGAGACCCCGTGTGACTAA